A DNA window from Oryzias latipes chromosome 5, ASM223467v1 contains the following coding sequences:
- the LOC101163245 gene encoding inositol hexakisphosphate kinase 2, with the protein MSPAVEAQTQEAMDAEQKQEQCFLGKGVMLEPFVHQVGGHSCVLRFGEQTICKPLIPREHQFYRSLPAAMRKFTPQYRGVVSVSFEEDDERNLCLVAYPLSSDPAADLDISDLSGDRESKGKILQWGKMTPSLLVDNENHSCNSNKDKSAQKLQEDLDVERVQQAEGLHHRLERSHSNATPQVKHNPWSLECHQQHLQRMKDNAKHRNQYKFILLENLTWRHAVPCVLDLKMGTRQHGDDATEEKKALQIRKCQQSTSALIGVRFCGMQVYHSDTDQLIYMNKYQGRKLTLAGFKEALYQFFHSGRRLRQELLSPVLSRLREMKDALEACESYRFYSSSLLIIYDGAPHRKHTRRHTEEGLSEDEEDEDEEAEAEEEEEAGALGFRHGSPLSDGGSGCGSGCSSGGGGSQARVSRPECSSPAVDVRMIDFAHTTCRHYGEDSVVHEGQDRGYIFGLQNLISIISELESHRID; encoded by the exons ATGAGTCCGGCCGTGGAGGCGCAGACGCAGGAGGCCATGGATGCGGAGCAGAAGCAGGAGCAGTGCTTCCTGGGTAAAGGGGTGATGCTGGAGCCCTTCGTGCACCAGGTGGGGGGGCATTCCTGCGTCCTGCGCTTCGGGGAGCAGACCATCTGCAAGCCCCTCATTCCCCGGGAGCATCAGTTCTACCGGAGCCTGCCCGCTGCGATGAGGAAGTTCACCCCGCAGTACAGAG GTGTGGTGTCGGTGAGCTTCGAGGAGGACGACGAGAGAAACCTTTGCCTCGTCGCTTACCCCCTCAGCAGCGACCCAGCAGCCGACCTGGACATCAGCGATCTCTCAGGAGATCGCGAGTCTAAAGGGAAGATCCTCCAGTGGGGGAAAATGACGCCGTCGCTGCTTGTGGACAACGAAAATCACAGCTGCAACTCCAACAAAGACAAGAG CGCTCAGAAGCTGCAGGAAGACCTGGACGTAGAGCGGGTGCAACAGGCGGAGGGCCTCCACCACAGACTGGAGCGCAGTCACAGCAATGCCACCCCGCAGGTCAAACACAACCCCTGGAGCCTGGAGTGTCACCAGCAGCACCTGCAGAGGATGAAGGACAACGCAAAGCACCGCAACCAATATA AGTTCATCCTTCTGGAAAACCTGACGTGGCGGCACGCCGTGCCGTGCGTTCTGGACCTGAAGATGGGCACGCGGCAGCACGGAGACGACGCCACAGAGGAGAAGAAAGCCCTTCAAATCCGCAAGTGCCAGCAAAGCACGTCTGCTTTGATAGGAGTCCGCTTCTGCGGCATGCAG GTGTACCACTCTGACACGGACCAGCTGATCTACATGAACAAATATCAGGGCCGTAAACTGACTCTGGCGGGCTTCAAAGAGGCTCTGTACCAGTTCTTCCACAGCGGTCGGCGCCTGCGGCAGGAGCTGCTCTCGCCGGTGCTGAGCAGACTCCGGGAGATGAAAGACGCTCTGGAGGCGTGCGAGTCCTACCGCTTTTACTCCAGCTCCCTGCTGATCATCTACGACGGCGCCCCTCACAGGAAGCACACCCGCCGACACACTGAGGAGGGGCTGTCCGAAGACGAGGAGGACGAGGACGAGGAAGCTGAagcggaggaggaagaggaggcgggCGCACTCGGCTTTCGGCACGGCTCCCCGTTGAGCGACGGCGGCAGCGGCTGCGGCAGCGGCTGCTCGAGCGGCGGCGGCGGGAGCCAGGCTCGTGTGTCCAGGCCAGAGTGCAGCAGCCCGGCGGTGGATGTGAGAATGATCGACTTTGCCCACACCACCTGCAGACATTATGGCGAGGACAGCGTGGTCCACGAGGGCCAGGACCGGGGCTACATCTTCGGCCTCCAGAACCTGATCAGCATCATCTCTGAGCTGGAGAGCCATCGCATAGACTAG